The genomic region TCTGATCCTAAAAAAGGACATTTGATGCAGTATATATCTCACTCCCCTATAATAAGCTTGTCCTTGAAATGGGGAATATTATTAATTGCAAGTTAAATAATAAATTAAATATTATTTTAGTAAGGTTTTCGCATCATTGAGATTTAATGATCTTATGAATCGGACAACAGAATAAATTCTTCATAAATTAAAAGAAAATAAAAAAAAAGGGATTGGATTGTTACCCTGATTGGATTACCCTGATTGGATTGTTATCCGGTCTCCTCTGAAAGATAGCTATACGCAAATGCAGCTAAAACTGCTCCTACTATGGGACCGATGATATAGATAGGGAAATATATCCACAGATTAGAACCTCCCAAGAGCAGGTCTCCCAGGTATGGTCCAAAGGTCCTGGCAGGATTTAATGATGCTCCGGTAATATTTCCCAGTGTGGTTATCGCACCAGCAACAGTTAGACCAATGATCAATCCTGCAAATCCTGGAGGAGCTTCTCTGTCCACTGCAACCCCCATTATAGCCAGCATTAGGATGAAAGTCCCAATAGCTTCAGCCAAGATAGCCTGTAAATAACCTATGCCCTCGAATGGTGCTGTGGCACCCAGACCCCCTGTGGTTACTGCTCCCATTCCAATTATGTAGGCCAATGCAAAAC from Methanobacterium sp. harbors:
- a CDS encoding MIP/aquaporin family protein, which translates into the protein MVSLMKRSVAELIGTFILVFFGTGAAIITLMISSGQAPPNSFNIGIGALGGLGDWLAIGLAFGLAISACIYAFGRISGCHINPAVTIALWAVKKFPSRDVAPYLIAQLIGAALASFALAYIIGMGAVTTGGLGATAPFEGIGYLQAILAEAIGTFILMLAIMGVAVDREAPPGFAGLIIGLTVAGAITTLGNITGASLNPARTFGPYLGDLLLGGSNLWIYFPIYIIGPIVGAVLAAFAYSYLSEETG